CAAGGCTGGACCGTGGTGGACATGCAGGCCGAATGGAGCCGCGTGTACTCGTTCGAACATACGAAATAGAGCTTGATGTGGGACGTAACGCCCTTGCGGGCAAGGAGAGCAATGATGAAAACAAGGCGATGGTTAAGCGCGGCAGTGCTGGCCGCCAGCGGGCTTGCCGCAATGGGAGCCACGCAGGCGCTGGCCCAGAATGCGCAGTCTAAGCCCCAGGCCGAGGCTCCGGGAAAGAGACCCAATATCCTCGTGATCTTTGGTGATGATGTCGGTCAAACCAATGTCAGCGCCTACGGCAAAGGCGTCGTTGGATACACGACGCCAAACATTGATCGCATTGCCAAAGAAGGAACGATGTTCACGGACTACTACGCCGAGAACAGCTGCACGGCGGGACGATCGACCTTCATCACCGGTCAAGTACCGCGCCGCACCGGGCTGTCGAAAGTCGGGATGCCAGGCGTAGAGGTTGGCTTGCAGGACCGCGACATCACTATTGCCCAGGCGTTGAAATCGCACGGATACAACACGGCGCAGTTTGGCAAGAATCACTTGGGAGACCGTGACGAGTACTTGCCCACCAAACATGGATTCGATGTCTTCTTTGGAAACCTATATCACTTGAATGCGGAGGAAGAACCTGAGCGACCGTACTGGCCCACAGATTCCGCCGGGATTTCGGCCCCTAAACCACGTGGCGTCATCAAAGCTTCTGCGGATGGCAAGATCGAAGATACCGGTGCTTTGACAGCCAAACGAATGGAAACGATCGACGACGAAACCGTCGGTGCAGCGTTGGACTATCTGGACAAACATGGCAAGGACGACAAGCCGTTCTTCTTGTGGATGAACACTACCCGCATGCACATGTATACCCATATCCGTCCTGAGCATCAGGGCAAGAGCGGCATGCCCGGCAACGCGTACGCGGATGGCATGTGGGAGCATGACCAGGATGTCGGCAAACTGCTGAAGAAGCTGGACGATCTGGGTATTGCCGACAACACCATCGTGCTCTACACGACAGACAACGGCCCCAACCAGTTCAGTTGGCCTGATGCCGCCACCACGCCGTTCCGCAACGAGAAGAACTCGAACTGGGAAGGCGCTTTCCGTGTGCCGGCCATGATACGTTGGCCGGGCCATATTCCTGCCGGAGAGATCAAGACAGGCATCGTATCAGGGCTGGACTGGTTCCCGACCTTGCTGGCCGCGGCGGGCGACACCGACGTCAAGGCCAGACTGCTCAAGGGTTGGACGCCGCAAGGGGCCAACAGAAGCTACAAGGTCCACCTGGATGGCTACAACCAGCTGGATTACCTTACCGGCAAAAGCAAGGACAGTGCACGGGAGGATTTCTATTATTTCAACGATGACGGCTTGCTGGTGGCCATGCGATACCGCAACTGGAAAGCGGTCTTCTGCGAACAGCAATCGCCGGGCGGGTTCGCCGTGTGGAAAGACCCGTTCGTATGTCTGCGTGTGCCCAAACTGTTCAACCTGCGTATGGACCCGTACGAACGCGCCGACGTCGTTTCCGATCAGTACTATGACTGGGTCGTAAAGAACGATTATCTCGTGCTGATGGCCTCGATGAAGGCCGCGGAGTTCCTGCAGACCTTCATTGACTGGCCTCCCAGCCAGCGCCCGGCGTCTTTCAGCGTCGACCAGGTGCAGGCCGAAGTCGATCGCAAAATCGAGCAGTATTTCGAGGACCAGGCCAAAAAGCAGGGCAAGTAGGCAGGCTGAAGGCGGGCGAGACGCCGATCTCGCCCGCCGGCCGGAGTTTCCTGGAGTCGTTTGATGAGTAGCCCGAATATGAGTCTGAGCACGCGTGTGCCGGTGCATGTTCCCGACGCAAGCGAACGGTCATTGGGGCTTATCGCGCCATCCGTGCTGTTGGCGCTGTCGGGCGCGGCGGCATTAGTCTTTCAGATCATATGGATCAAGCAGCTGTCATTGATCGTGGGTGTAGAGGTACACGCCATTGCGATGGCCGTCAGCGCATTCTTTCTTGGCCTGGCCCTGGGCGGCTGGTGGCTGGGGCGCAAGGCAGACCGCGCACGGCGGCCGTTGCGGCTATACGCGCAAATAGAAGCCGGCATCGCGATCGTGGCCCTTTTCGTGACCCAGGTATTGGCGCATGGTGCCTGGGTATTCGCGCGTGGCGAACTGCATAGCCCGTTGCTGGCCTGGCTGGCAGTGTTCGTTGTGATAGGAGCTGCGCCATTCCTGATGGGCGGCACGTTGCCG
This genomic window from Bordetella petrii contains:
- a CDS encoding arylsulfatase — protein: MKTRRWLSAAVLAASGLAAMGATQALAQNAQSKPQAEAPGKRPNILVIFGDDVGQTNVSAYGKGVVGYTTPNIDRIAKEGTMFTDYYAENSCTAGRSTFITGQVPRRTGLSKVGMPGVEVGLQDRDITIAQALKSHGYNTAQFGKNHLGDRDEYLPTKHGFDVFFGNLYHLNAEEEPERPYWPTDSAGISAPKPRGVIKASADGKIEDTGALTAKRMETIDDETVGAALDYLDKHGKDDKPFFLWMNTTRMHMYTHIRPEHQGKSGMPGNAYADGMWEHDQDVGKLLKKLDDLGIADNTIVLYTTDNGPNQFSWPDAATTPFRNEKNSNWEGAFRVPAMIRWPGHIPAGEIKTGIVSGLDWFPTLLAAAGDTDVKARLLKGWTPQGANRSYKVHLDGYNQLDYLTGKSKDSAREDFYYFNDDGLLVAMRYRNWKAVFCEQQSPGGFAVWKDPFVCLRVPKLFNLRMDPYERADVVSDQYYDWVVKNDYLVLMASMKAAEFLQTFIDWPPSQRPASFSVDQVQAEVDRKIEQYFEDQAKKQGK